The window GTTCTTAAAACCGCATCAACGAATTCAGAAACCCCATGGCCTCTGTTTATACTTCTGAGAGTTTTTATATTTGCCGTTTGAAGACCATACTCAATCCATATTTCAGGTTTTTCTACCGTATAGCTTGCAATTAAATCCAAAACAGGCTCAGGAACAACATCTGGCCTTGTCCCGATGGACATTCCTATAATTTCAGGATATTCCATTGCCTTATCATATATTTCCTTTAACTTATCAACAGGTGCATAGGTGTTTGTAAAAGCCTGAAAATAAGCTATATAACCTTTTATATTCTTAAATCTTCTTGAGTAGAACTCCATTGATTTTTCTATCTGTTCTTCAACAGACTGGCGGGTCATCGCATAAGGGCTGAAGGATGTATTGTTACAAAATGTGCAACCGCCGAAAGCAACCTTACCATCTCTGTTTGGACAGGTAAACCCTGCATCTATTGATATTTTTTGAATTCTTCCGCCGTATTTTTCCTTGAGATACTGGTTAAATTTTATCATTTTAACCTCTATTAAAAGGTTTTTATAATAGTTTAATAAATCTATGATTTTTTTTCAGGAGGGCAACATTCCTCTGCAGGTTTTCCTATGTAGTATCCTTGAGAATAATCTATTCCCATTGCTTTTACTGTTGAAAAAACATCCTCATTGTAAACAAACTCTGCAATAGTTTTTATACCAAGCTTTCTTGAGAAATCAACAATTGTAGAAACAACAACCTGAACGTATATATCATAAGGCAACTTTTTAATAAGGGAACCGTCTATTTTTATAAAATCAGGGTCAAGCTCGACAATCCTTGCAAAATTAGAATATCCACTGCCAAAATCATCTATTGCTATTTTTACACCTTTATTTTTTACATTTTTTATAAATTCTTTTATATCCTCATAATTTTGGATACTCTCACTTTCTAAAATTTCAAATGTTAGCCTTTCAGCAATTTCCGGATATTTTTTTAGCATTTCGTATATGTATTCCTTTATTCCTTTATCTGTTATATCTTCTGCTGACAAATTTATAGAAAACATAACGTTGGTATTTTTAAACTTATCAAATGCCTGTTTTATAACTTCCTGTGTTATTTTGCTGTAGTATTTAGATTCTTTGGCTACAGGTAAAAACTGAGCAGGGGATATAATGTTATTATTCTGATCTTTCACTCTAACAAGGCATTCATACTCTACAATATTACCTGTCCTGTTATCTATTATAGGTTGATAAACAAGAAAGATCTTATTATTCTGGAGTGCATACTTAATAGTATCTATCAGATTAAGGTTCTGCTGGATATGTTTGTAAAGCTGCATATCTTCTCTATATATTAGATACTTCTTCCTGTTTTCTTTAGCATGTTTAAGAACCATATCTGCTGTTTCCAATAAAGGAGAAATAAAAGATACGCCTGCTGAAACATTTATAGAAATTTCAAGTAAGATGATCTTATTATTCTTTTTTATTTTTAGTAGAAATGTATGATTTTCAATTTCTTGTATAAGTGTGTCAACTATTTTTTCTGTTTCATTTCTTCTGTTTTCATACAGCACTCCAAAATCATCTGCTCCGAGTCTAAAAACTTGTGCATTTATCTTTTTAGCCTTTTCTTTTATGAACTGTCCCAGTTCTATTAGCAGCTGGTCTCCAACAGCAGAGCTATAAAGGTCATTTATATGTTTGAAATTGTCTATATTTATTAAAATA is drawn from Persephonella sp. and contains these coding sequences:
- a CDS encoding EAL domain-containing protein, yielding MRRIYFVLFLAIVVTAAFLYSSKNTFDYTMTTSGVLFDLKRIEKNEFRLESEILKSKFFLYYDYNKIYEPLQKIKNIIKHLKLGHLKKLAHKNTYRLIKQYENKIKEKENEIYKFETLNSAIKNSQIYIPELSLKYLQLSSNLDISYYLLVNKAVSTIFLLQNSMDMNFISDLKIYYEMLKNYNVEDNPELKQFHKTFLLHLGVILRNFLTYQKEFKKLIDNKENLKLLSDIRNSFIKESQAEAKTIITFNFGIGIVFLSVLVYLAFLLVRLDISNETLKALKENLRKRLITDDLTGLPNRRAFFEVKKNYKEPTFILINIDNFKHINDLYSSAVGDQLLIELGQFIKEKAKKINAQVFRLGADDFGVLYENRRNETEKIVDTLIQEIENHTFLLKIKKNNKIILLEISINVSAGVSFISPLLETADMVLKHAKENRKKYLIYREDMQLYKHIQQNLNLIDTIKYALQNNKIFLVYQPIIDNRTGNIVEYECLVRVKDQNNNIISPAQFLPVAKESKYYSKITQEVIKQAFDKFKNTNVMFSINLSAEDITDKGIKEYIYEMLKKYPEIAERLTFEILESESIQNYEDIKEFIKNVKNKGVKIAIDDFGSGYSNFARIVELDPDFIKIDGSLIKKLPYDIYVQVVVSTIVDFSRKLGIKTIAEFVYNEDVFSTVKAMGIDYSQGYYIGKPAEECCPPEKKS
- a CDS encoding TIGR01212 family radical SAM protein (This family includes YhcC from E. coli K-12, an uncharacterized radical SAM protein.), which translates into the protein MIKFNQYLKEKYGGRIQKISIDAGFTCPNRDGKVAFGGCTFCNNTSFSPYAMTRQSVEEQIEKSMEFYSRRFKNIKGYIAYFQAFTNTYAPVDKLKEIYDKAMEYPEIIGMSIGTRPDVVPEPVLDLIASYTVEKPEIWIEYGLQTANIKTLRSINRGHGVSEFVDAVLRTKKRPNIKICAHMIVGLPGDEYEDYIETAKLIAALPIDGIKIHPLHVVKHTVMAKQYENGEFGLLDLEEYASIVADILEVLPDDIIVHRLTGEASEDELIAPEWCSPKRKMDVLTAIENAIQKKKESKKLLII